The sequence AATAGCAACAACCTATCGGCTTGATACCTGGGTGACAGATAACCTTGTAGACCTAGCAGAACAGGCTGGAGAAAGTGTTAACGCTTATGTAGAGAAAGTTTTATTCAAACACTGTATAGAAAATTTACCAGAAGATAAAAGAGTAGAACCCTTGGGAGACCAACGCAGAAAAGCAACCAAACGTGGGTTAAAAGTAGTGGGTAAGAAAAATGACTGAATCACCAGGACAATACAACGACCAAGCAAGCCGACTAGACCGCATAGAAGCAATCCTGGCTACTGTGTCCACCCAAAAAGCCGCTAACACTCAGGCGATCGCGCAATGGAACCAACAATAGAGCAACTAAAAGCCTTTTTCCGATTATGTGTTCGCGCTAGTAATCTACTAAGGAATATAGAATTAGTCAGATTTGATGGAAGAACAAACAGAATTGTAGTTTTAATCGGTGAAACAATTGAGGTAGAGATTCTCAGCAACGGAGAGGAAATTATCGGATGAGCAACTATTTAAATTTCTCAGAAAAAGAACTACGGGAATACGTCAAAGCTAACCCCCAAGATGAAGAAGCATTTCAACATTTCCTCAGCATCATCAGAGCCAAGCCAGGAAGGGTAGTAGTCAGTACTGATGAACAGTTAGAAGCTGAGTTGAAAAAAAGATTAGCCTTATGACTACAGAACAGCGACTAGACCGGGTTGAGGATGACCTAGCGATAGTAAAGCAACTCCTAACATCTGCTGCCACCTACGCCGAATCAGCAAACAGGCGGCTTGATGAATTGACCATCAAACAAGACCGTACTCAATCCCAGATTGATCAATTAGGTACTCGCATTGACCAAATAGGAGCGCGTGTTGACCAACTTTCTGGCAAGGTTGACAG comes from Tolypothrix sp. PCC 7712 and encodes:
- a CDS encoding DUF6888 family protein, producing MEPTIEQLKAFFRLCVRASNLLRNIELVRFDGRTNRIVVLIGETIEVEILSNGEEIIG
- a CDS encoding DUF6887 family protein, which encodes MSNYLNFSEKELREYVKANPQDEEAFQHFLSIIRAKPGRVVVSTDEQLEAELKKRLAL